A portion of the Stella humosa genome contains these proteins:
- a CDS encoding tripartite tricarboxylate transporter permease gives MDILTSLGGGFGVALQPMNLVLALIGCFLGTVIGALPGIGPVNGIAILIPLAFSMKLAPVEAMILLTSVYYGTMFGGRISSILLNIPGDAPAVMTCLDGYPMALKGKAADALAISAISSFVGGTLATIGLTICAPLLAKAAIYFGPPEYFALFVLAVVAVGGVGGANPAKTLIAGLVGLALATVGLDPASGQPRFTFDSYELYDGIDFVVAAIGLFAISEFLMFLADKDGGQAKRLPVGQIRSSFRDLIFPAATLRASALGFVIGVLPGAGATMASFLGYTLEKKISDKDGTFGKGDPRGVAAPEAADNAAAGGNLVPMLTLGIPGSGATAIMLGMLVTLNIQPGPLLFERQPDLIWGLVAALYVSNFMLLVLNIPLVGIFARLLTIPTRYLMPIVVVISYVGVYSISNSAFDLLLMTGFGILGFGMRKMGFSMIPLILGMLLGGPMEQNLRRAMQASGGDWAILLQSPLSIGLHLVTIGMVAAAIIYELRRRRSGAPRPVVE, from the coding sequence ATGGACATCCTTACCTCACTGGGCGGGGGCTTCGGCGTCGCCCTCCAGCCGATGAACCTCGTGCTGGCCTTGATCGGCTGCTTCCTCGGCACGGTGATCGGGGCCTTGCCGGGCATCGGCCCGGTGAACGGCATCGCCATCCTGATCCCGCTCGCCTTCAGCATGAAGCTGGCGCCGGTCGAGGCGATGATCCTGCTGACCAGCGTCTATTACGGCACCATGTTCGGGGGCCGCATCTCCAGCATCCTGCTCAACATTCCGGGCGACGCGCCCGCCGTGATGACGTGCCTGGACGGCTACCCGATGGCGCTCAAGGGCAAGGCGGCCGACGCCCTCGCCATCTCGGCCATCTCGTCCTTCGTCGGCGGCACGCTGGCCACCATCGGCCTCACCATCTGCGCGCCGCTGCTGGCCAAGGCCGCCATCTATTTCGGCCCGCCCGAATATTTCGCCCTCTTCGTGCTGGCAGTGGTCGCCGTCGGCGGCGTCGGCGGCGCCAACCCGGCCAAGACGCTGATCGCCGGCCTGGTCGGCCTGGCGCTCGCCACCGTGGGCCTCGATCCCGCCAGCGGGCAGCCGCGCTTCACCTTCGACAGCTACGAGCTCTATGACGGCATCGACTTCGTGGTCGCCGCCATCGGCCTGTTCGCGATCAGCGAATTCCTGATGTTCCTGGCCGACAAGGATGGCGGGCAGGCCAAGCGCCTGCCGGTCGGGCAGATCCGCTCGTCCTTCCGCGACCTGATCTTTCCGGCCGCGACCCTGCGGGCGAGCGCGCTTGGCTTCGTCATCGGCGTGCTGCCGGGGGCGGGTGCCACGATGGCCAGCTTCCTCGGCTACACGCTGGAAAAGAAGATCTCCGACAAGGACGGCACCTTCGGCAAGGGCGACCCGCGCGGCGTGGCCGCACCGGAGGCGGCCGACAACGCGGCCGCCGGCGGCAACCTGGTGCCGATGCTGACGCTGGGCATCCCCGGCAGCGGCGCCACGGCGATCATGCTGGGCATGCTGGTCACGCTGAACATCCAGCCGGGGCCGCTGCTGTTCGAGCGCCAGCCAGACCTCATCTGGGGCCTGGTGGCCGCCCTCTATGTCAGCAACTTCATGCTGCTGGTGCTGAACATCCCGCTGGTCGGCATCTTCGCGCGCCTGCTGACGATCCCCACCCGCTACCTGATGCCGATCGTCGTCGTCATCAGTTATGTCGGTGTCTATTCGATCAGCAACAGCGCCTTCGACCTGCTGCTCATGACCGGCTTCGGCATCCTCGGCTTCGGCATGCGCAAGATGGGGTTCTCGATGATCCCGCTGATCCTGGGCATGCTGCTGGGCGGGCCGATGGAACAGAACCTGCGCCGCGCCATGCAGGCCAGCGGCGGCGACTGGGCGATCCTGCTGCAAAGCCCGCTGTCGATCGGCCTGCACCTGGTCACCATCGGCATGGTCGCCGCCGCCATCATCTACGAGCTTCGCCGCCGCCGCAGCGGCGCACCACGTCCTGTCGTCGAGTGA
- a CDS encoding hydroxymethylglutaryl-CoA lyase yields the protein MSDLPKSVHILEVGPRDGLQIEPNFVPTADKIRMIEALADAGLPEIEAGSFVNPRAVPQMADGDEVFAGIRKKEGVAYRALWLNARGLERAIANGHVDVNGKLTMTCSETFIRRNTNRSIDDTLAEMPEWIARYKAAGVEVRTLGLMAAFGCNFEGYIPEAKVVELIARAEAVMADHDCKLKTLNLADTMGWASPMQVKRLVGLIRDRWPELRIKLHLHDTRGQAVANAVAAMEMGVTHFDASVGGLGGCPFAGHKGAAGNVSTEDLVFSCHEMGIETGIDLDALVEVARMAEGFVGHELPGKVMKGGTLNRYKTQH from the coding sequence ATGTCCGACCTGCCGAAATCGGTCCATATCCTGGAAGTGGGGCCGCGCGATGGCCTCCAGATCGAGCCCAACTTCGTGCCGACCGCCGACAAGATCCGTATGATCGAGGCGCTGGCCGACGCCGGCCTGCCCGAGATCGAGGCGGGGTCCTTCGTCAATCCCCGCGCCGTGCCGCAGATGGCCGATGGCGACGAGGTCTTCGCCGGCATCCGCAAAAAGGAGGGCGTCGCCTACCGCGCCTTGTGGCTGAACGCCCGCGGGCTGGAGCGCGCGATCGCCAATGGCCATGTCGACGTCAACGGCAAGCTGACGATGACGTGCAGCGAGACCTTCATCCGCCGCAACACCAATCGCAGCATCGACGACACCCTGGCCGAGATGCCGGAGTGGATCGCCCGCTACAAGGCGGCCGGTGTCGAGGTGCGCACGCTCGGCCTGATGGCGGCCTTCGGCTGCAATTTCGAGGGCTACATCCCGGAGGCCAAGGTGGTCGAGCTGATCGCCCGGGCCGAGGCGGTGATGGCCGACCATGACTGCAAGCTGAAGACCCTCAACCTAGCCGACACCATGGGCTGGGCCTCGCCCATGCAAGTGAAGCGCCTGGTCGGCCTCATCCGCGACCGCTGGCCCGAACTGCGCATCAAGCTGCACCTGCACGACACCCGCGGCCAGGCCGTCGCCAATGCGGTGGCGGCGATGGAGATGGGCGTCACCCACTTCGACGCCTCGGTCGGCGGCCTGGGGGGCTGCCCGTTCGCCGGCCACAAGGGGGCGGCCGGCAACGTCTCGACCGAGGATCTGGTCTTCTCCTGCCACGAAATGGGGATCGAGACCGGCATCGACCTCGACGCCCTGGTCGAGGTCGCCCGCATGGCCGAAGGGTTCGTCGGCCACGAGCTGCCGGGCAAGGTGATGAAGGGCGGGACCCTGAACCGCTACAAGACCCAGCACTGA
- a CDS encoding DeoR/GlpR family DNA-binding transcription regulator, with product MNTQTAFSSPPEDEVGQRRQAILAIVQEQGFATIEVLARQFGVSAQTVRRDIVHLDGEGAVRRFHGGAGLPEAHGRLPYAEKRAVAPDAKERIGRAAAALVQDGASVFLDVGTTVEAIARALRGRRALRVFTCSLPAATLLADAADGPELFVLGGLVRGADGSLTGDATTAAIARFRFDWAFVGFSGCEPDGTLMDFDLAKVAVKQVAIARSHAAVAVGTADKFTRTALVAVAGLDAFSCLVTDRAPPAALAEPMAAGAVRLVTA from the coding sequence ATGAACACGCAAACGGCTTTTTCCAGCCCGCCAGAGGACGAGGTCGGCCAACGCCGGCAGGCGATCCTGGCGATCGTGCAGGAGCAGGGCTTCGCCACCATCGAGGTGCTGGCGCGGCAGTTCGGCGTGTCGGCGCAGACCGTGCGGCGCGACATCGTACATCTAGATGGCGAGGGCGCGGTGCGCCGCTTCCATGGCGGCGCCGGCCTGCCGGAGGCGCATGGCCGCCTGCCCTATGCCGAGAAACGCGCCGTCGCCCCCGACGCCAAGGAACGGATCGGCCGGGCCGCGGCCGCCCTGGTTCAGGACGGCGCCTCGGTGTTCCTGGATGTCGGCACGACCGTGGAGGCCATCGCCCGCGCGCTGCGGGGGCGGCGGGCCTTGCGCGTCTTCACCTGCTCGCTGCCCGCCGCCACCCTGCTGGCCGACGCGGCCGATGGGCCGGAGCTGTTCGTGCTGGGCGGCCTCGTGCGCGGCGCCGACGGCTCGCTGACCGGCGACGCCACCACTGCCGCCATCGCCCGTTTCCGCTTCGACTGGGCCTTCGTCGGCTTCTCGGGCTGCGAGCCGGACGGCACGCTGATGGATTTCGACCTGGCCAAGGTGGCGGTCAAGCAGGTCGCCATCGCCCGCAGCCACGCCGCCGTCGCCGTCGGCACCGCCGACAAGTTCACCCGCACGGCACTGGTGGCCGTGGCCGGGCTCGATGCCTTCTCTTGCCTGGTCACCGACCGGGCGCCGCCGGCGGCCCTGGCCGAGCCGATGGCGGCCGGGGCCGTCCGGCTGGTGACGGCATAG
- a CDS encoding SLOG cluster 4 domain-containing protein codes for MPGTLLWSAMDRSLHRYGARFDGWALAWAPAAVPAPVPPDAQPVSATTGLEYVLRGRARRVPVGIIGPREATPAQLALAEALGARLGEIGLQLLCGGRGGVMEAACKGNLEAGGSPIGLLPDTEWDAANPYVAIPIATGIGQARNALIARACLVLVAVGGGYGTLSEMAFGLHFDRLVLTLDKAPAVDGAVACASVDEAMDRIADHLLRPAVSVS; via the coding sequence ATGCCAGGAACGCTGCTCTGGTCCGCGATGGACCGGTCGCTCCATCGCTATGGTGCCCGCTTCGACGGCTGGGCGCTGGCCTGGGCGCCGGCTGCCGTGCCGGCCCCCGTTCCACCCGACGCGCAGCCGGTGTCGGCGACGACCGGCTTGGAATATGTGCTGCGCGGCCGGGCGCGGCGTGTGCCGGTCGGCATCATCGGCCCGCGCGAGGCGACGCCGGCACAACTCGCCCTGGCCGAGGCGCTGGGCGCCCGCCTGGGCGAGATCGGCCTGCAACTGCTGTGCGGCGGGCGTGGCGGCGTGATGGAAGCCGCCTGCAAGGGCAATCTGGAAGCGGGCGGCAGCCCGATCGGCCTGCTGCCCGACACTGAATGGGACGCCGCCAACCCCTACGTCGCCATCCCCATCGCGACCGGCATCGGCCAGGCGCGCAATGCGCTGATCGCGCGCGCCTGCCTCGTGCTGGTAGCGGTCGGCGGCGGCTACGGCACTTTGTCGGAGATGGCGTTCGGCCTGCATTTCGATCGCCTTGTGCTGACCCTGGACAAGGCCCCGGCGGTGGACGGCGCGGTCGCCTGCGCCTCGGTCGACGAGGCCATGGACCGGATCGCGGACCATCTGCTGCGACCAGCGGTGTCGGTGTCATAA
- a CDS encoding ABC transporter permease — protein MAFVTVFYLLFLFAPMVLLLVGSFGQSWTNTLLPTGFTGRWYVEVATDPSFRRAFVTSLQVVGLTCVLNVLIGLPLAYAIQSAARSGVRVAARLLTLLPIAVPDLVLAFGFILVFSSDTLPWLGSFWLLVAGHVVLTLPYTVNTLAADMQQLGLAEYEQAAATLGAPFLARFRDVVLPMVATSLLSAMLTVAALSIGEFQLSNLVAGFLSRTYPVVLLQAFYGATGFACAATVVLLVLAVTASVLSSATARLARAR, from the coding sequence ATGGCGTTCGTCACCGTTTTCTACCTCCTGTTCCTGTTCGCGCCGATGGTGCTGCTGCTGGTCGGGTCGTTCGGGCAGAGCTGGACCAACACGCTGCTGCCGACCGGCTTCACCGGCCGCTGGTATGTCGAGGTGGCGACCGACCCCAGCTTCCGGCGCGCCTTCGTCACCAGCCTCCAGGTGGTGGGCCTCACCTGCGTCCTCAACGTCCTGATCGGCCTGCCCCTGGCCTACGCCATCCAGTCGGCCGCCCGCAGCGGCGTGCGGGTCGCGGCCCGCCTGCTCACGCTCTTGCCGATAGCGGTGCCCGACCTGGTGCTGGCCTTCGGCTTCATCCTGGTCTTCTCGTCCGACACCTTGCCCTGGCTCGGCAGCTTCTGGCTGCTGGTGGCGGGCCATGTCGTGCTGACCCTGCCCTATACGGTGAACACGCTGGCGGCCGACATGCAGCAGCTTGGCCTGGCCGAGTACGAGCAGGCCGCCGCCACGCTGGGTGCGCCCTTCCTGGCGCGCTTCCGCGACGTGGTGCTGCCGATGGTGGCGACCAGCCTCCTGTCGGCGATGCTGACGGTGGCGGCCCTGTCGATCGGCGAATTCCAGCTCTCCAACCTGGTCGCGGGCTTCCTGTCGCGCACCTATCCCGTCGTCCTGCTCCAGGCGTTCTACGGCGCCACGGGCTTTGCCTGTGCTGCCACCGTCGTCCTGCTGGTGCTGGCGGTCACGGCCTCGGTGCTGAGCAGCGCCACGGCGCGACTGGCGAGGGCGCGATGA
- a CDS encoding ABC transporter ATP-binding protein: MSKAALSYTGVGYRYPGSEAGVFDIDLEIGEGELVAVIGASGSGKTTLLKLLAGFARPDAGQIRINGADVSLLAPEARRLGVVFQSYALFPHMTALDNVAYPLKVRGLGRTERRRQAADALARVGLGDRTGHHPAQLSGGQQQRVALARALVFRPHGLLLDEPLSALDPGLRVEMRDEILRVQRDAGIATLLVTHDQEEALSIADRVCVMRQGRLIQVASPRELYDRPADALVAAFVGQSNLWPAVVAGPGRVRAAIGDLPCDTAGLAPGTAVTVLVRPERVLPAPDPGPSPPPGTFAGRILSDRFLGPVRRVDLAVADGVVRLETHSQDAIAAVHVPPAAVRLLPAAAPTHAPTNGGTT; the protein is encoded by the coding sequence ATGAGCAAGGCGGCACTTTCCTACACCGGCGTCGGCTACCGCTATCCCGGCAGCGAGGCCGGCGTGTTCGACATCGACCTGGAGATCGGCGAGGGCGAACTGGTCGCCGTCATTGGCGCGTCCGGTTCGGGCAAGACGACGCTGTTGAAGCTGCTGGCGGGCTTCGCCCGGCCGGATGCCGGGCAGATCCGCATCAACGGTGCCGACGTCAGCCTGCTGGCGCCGGAGGCGCGCCGCCTGGGCGTGGTCTTTCAGTCCTATGCGCTCTTTCCCCATATGACCGCGCTCGACAATGTCGCCTATCCCCTGAAGGTGCGCGGCCTGGGGCGGACGGAACGGCGGCGCCAGGCGGCCGACGCCCTGGCGCGGGTCGGGCTGGGCGACCGCACCGGGCATCATCCGGCCCAGCTATCCGGCGGGCAGCAGCAGCGTGTCGCGCTGGCCCGGGCACTGGTGTTCCGTCCGCACGGCCTGCTGCTCGACGAGCCGCTGTCGGCGCTCGATCCGGGCCTGCGGGTGGAGATGCGCGACGAGATCCTGCGCGTCCAGCGCGACGCCGGCATCGCCACCCTGCTCGTCACCCACGACCAGGAGGAGGCGCTGTCGATCGCCGACCGCGTCTGCGTCATGCGCCAGGGACGCCTGATCCAGGTGGCGAGCCCGCGCGAGCTCTACGACAGACCGGCCGACGCGCTGGTCGCTGCCTTCGTCGGCCAGTCGAACCTGTGGCCGGCCGTCGTCGCCGGCCCGGGCCGCGTCCGCGCCGCCATCGGCGACCTTCCCTGCGACACCGCCGGCCTGGCGCCGGGCACGGCCGTCACCGTCCTGGTGCGGCCCGAGCGCGTGCTGCCGGCGCCCGATCCGGGGCCGTCGCCACCGCCCGGCACCTTTGCCGGCCGCATCCTTTCCGACCGGTTCCTGGGGCCGGTGCGCCGGGTCGATCTTGCCGTGGCGGACGGGGTCGTCCGGCTCGAGACCCATTCCCAGGATGCCATCGCGGCCGTGCATGTCCCGCCCGCCGCGGTCCGGCTGCTGCCCGCCGCTGCCCCCACCCACGCCCCCACCAACGGAGGAACGACGTGA
- a CDS encoding extracellular solute-binding protein, whose amino-acid sequence MKKRMFAAAVAAGLALSPAAQAFEGAELYAGERTLYEAAQKEGIVVSFDTGPTWANWAAQFKAFQKRYPGIEMVYNDLGSAATVVALDKARNRPQADTAYYFAASALDAAAKGLVADFQPVNFAKLPAAFRHDSGQWFTIHTLNVAFLVNTKLVKTVPTGWADLLKPEYKNAVVYLDPRSTGQGQVVAFAAAFANGGDMDNVTPGIDYLGQLSKAGNVLRTVGTTPYAQFLKGEIPIWIGYENDGLKAKFLDGMGDNIAVVMPKEASAAAPYAISLVKGARNPNAGKLWLNYIMTEEGQGIFAEGFVRPAVPGVKLPDSVADKLPPAPQLKPIDIAKATAKKAEIETGWAKAVLGR is encoded by the coding sequence ATGAAGAAGCGGATGTTCGCGGCGGCCGTCGCCGCCGGCCTGGCGCTCTCGCCCGCGGCACAGGCATTCGAGGGTGCCGAGCTCTATGCCGGCGAGCGCACCCTCTATGAGGCCGCCCAGAAGGAGGGGATCGTCGTCTCCTTCGACACCGGCCCGACCTGGGCCAACTGGGCCGCGCAGTTCAAGGCGTTCCAGAAGCGCTATCCCGGCATCGAGATGGTCTACAACGACCTGGGCTCGGCCGCGACCGTGGTGGCGCTCGACAAGGCGCGCAACCGCCCGCAGGCCGACACGGCCTACTATTTCGCGGCCTCTGCCCTCGATGCCGCGGCCAAGGGCTTGGTGGCCGACTTCCAGCCGGTGAACTTCGCCAAGCTGCCGGCCGCCTTCCGCCATGACAGCGGCCAGTGGTTCACCATCCACACCCTCAACGTCGCCTTCCTGGTCAACACCAAGCTGGTGAAGACGGTGCCGACCGGCTGGGCCGACCTGCTGAAGCCCGAATACAAGAACGCCGTGGTGTACCTCGACCCGCGCTCGACGGGCCAGGGCCAGGTCGTGGCCTTCGCGGCTGCCTTCGCCAATGGCGGCGACATGGACAACGTCACCCCCGGCATCGACTATCTGGGCCAGCTCTCCAAGGCCGGCAACGTGCTGCGCACCGTCGGCACCACGCCCTATGCGCAGTTCCTGAAGGGCGAGATCCCGATCTGGATCGGTTACGAGAATGACGGGTTGAAGGCCAAGTTCCTGGACGGCATGGGTGACAACATCGCTGTCGTCATGCCCAAGGAGGCGTCGGCCGCCGCCCCCTACGCGATCAGCCTGGTGAAGGGGGCGCGCAACCCCAATGCCGGCAAGCTGTGGCTCAACTACATCATGACCGAGGAGGGGCAGGGCATCTTCGCCGAGGGCTTCGTGCGGCCGGCGGTGCCGGGCGTGAAGCTGCCCGACAGCGTCGCCGACAAGCTGCCGCCGGCACCCCAGCTGAAGCCGATCGACATCGCCAAGGCGACCGCCAAGAAGGCCGAGATCGAGACCGGCTGGGCCAAGGCCGTGCTGGGCCGCTGA
- a CDS encoding ABC transporter permease: protein MTPHVPRPLLLAFLLPGVVLFTVFFLLPLSLILAEAGSDGGVAFMALLSDPVFWNGLGGSLLLGTVAPAFSLVVGFVLAAALARMSPARRTAALFAISLPLTFSGLIVAYGFILLLGRAGFLTQLLAMVGFDPAVVGGLIFSPAGLGLAYSYYLIPRVVLVVLPALRNFDPAQLAAARSLGAGRFRTVVEILLPQIVPSLLAAYCLTAAVAIGAYGTALALAGTQVNILPLLLYSKVSETGTDLPAAAAISIVLVALCSLVIVLGEALSGRRRPSH from the coding sequence ATGACGCCGCACGTCCCCCGGCCGCTGCTGCTGGCCTTTCTGCTGCCGGGGGTCGTGCTGTTCACCGTGTTCTTCCTGCTACCGCTGTCGCTGATCCTGGCCGAGGCCGGGTCGGACGGCGGCGTCGCCTTCATGGCCCTGCTGTCGGACCCGGTGTTCTGGAACGGCCTGGGCGGCAGCCTGCTGCTGGGCACCGTGGCACCGGCCTTCTCGCTGGTGGTGGGCTTCGTGCTGGCAGCGGCCCTGGCCCGCATGTCGCCCGCCCGGCGCACGGCCGCCCTCTTCGCGATCTCGCTGCCGCTCACCTTCTCGGGCCTGATCGTCGCCTATGGCTTCATCCTGCTGCTGGGCCGCGCGGGCTTCCTGACCCAGCTCCTGGCCATGGTCGGCTTCGACCCGGCCGTGGTCGGTGGCCTCATCTTCAGCCCGGCCGGGCTGGGCCTTGCCTATTCCTACTACCTGATCCCGCGGGTCGTGCTGGTGGTGCTGCCGGCCCTGCGCAACTTCGATCCGGCCCAGCTCGCCGCTGCCCGCTCGCTGGGTGCAGGGCGTTTCCGCACGGTCGTGGAAATCCTGCTGCCGCAGATCGTGCCCAGCCTGCTGGCGGCCTATTGCCTGACGGCGGCGGTCGCCATCGGCGCCTACGGCACGGCGCTGGCGCTGGCCGGGACGCAGGTGAACATCCTGCCGCTGCTGCTTTACAGCAAGGTGTCGGAGACAGGCACGGACCTGCCGGCGGCGGCCGCCATCTCGATCGTGCTGGTGGCGCTGTGCAGCCTGGTCATTGTGCTGGGCGAGGCGCTGTCGGGCCGGCGGCGGCCCTCACATTAG
- a CDS encoding ABC transporter ATP-binding protein, whose protein sequence is MMPPDDPAGPPVLRTAGLHRRYPLPRRTLFGPREAVHAVNGVDIVIPERDSLGIVGESGCGKSTLARLAMGLEAPSAGSVEIRGEDLAAVDAPTLKRLRRAFQMVFQDPYGSLNPRHTVGRIVAEPLDALERAGDRAQRVEEVLRAVGLRPADTGKYPHEFSGGQRQRIAIARALVTRPALIVLDEPVSALDVSVQAQVLNLLKDLQEQYGLAYMLISHDLGVVDYVCRQVAVMYLGRIVEEGPASLLFERPAHPYTQALRAAVPNAAAANRRRRRPRLQGGVPSQTHLPPGCAFADRCPIAEARCRVEVPLLREIAPGQRAACHLA, encoded by the coding sequence ATGATGCCTCCGGACGATCCGGCCGGCCCACCCGTGCTGCGGACCGCCGGCCTGCACCGGCGCTACCCGCTGCCGCGGCGCACCCTGTTCGGCCCGCGCGAGGCCGTCCACGCGGTGAACGGCGTCGACATCGTCATCCCCGAGCGCGACAGCCTGGGCATCGTCGGCGAGTCCGGCTGCGGCAAGTCGACCCTGGCGCGCCTGGCCATGGGGCTGGAGGCGCCCAGCGCCGGCTCGGTCGAGATCCGCGGCGAGGACCTGGCCGCCGTCGACGCCCCCACCCTGAAGCGCCTGCGCCGCGCCTTCCAGATGGTCTTCCAGGACCCCTACGGCTCGCTCAACCCGCGCCACACGGTGGGCCGCATCGTGGCCGAGCCGCTGGACGCGCTGGAGCGCGCCGGCGACCGGGCGCAGCGGGTGGAGGAGGTGCTGCGCGCCGTGGGCCTGCGCCCGGCCGACACCGGCAAGTACCCGCACGAATTCTCGGGCGGGCAGCGCCAGCGCATCGCCATCGCCCGGGCGCTCGTCACCCGTCCGGCGCTGATCGTGCTGGACGAGCCCGTCTCGGCGCTCGACGTCTCGGTCCAGGCGCAAGTGCTGAACCTGCTGAAGGACCTGCAGGAACAGTACGGCCTGGCCTACATGCTGATCAGCCACGACCTGGGCGTGGTCGACTATGTCTGCCGCCAGGTGGCGGTCATGTATCTGGGCCGCATCGTCGAGGAAGGCCCGGCCTCGCTGCTGTTCGAGCGCCCGGCCCACCCCTACACCCAGGCCCTGCGCGCGGCCGTGCCCAACGCGGCCGCCGCCAACCGCCGCCGCCGGCGCCCGCGCCTGCAAGGCGGCGTGCCGAGCCAGACCCACCTGCCCCCCGGCTGCGCCTTCGCCGACCGCTGCCCCATCGCCGAAGCCCGCTGCCGGGTCGAGGTGCCGCTGCTGCGCGAAATCGCCCCCGGCCAGCGGGCGGCGTGCCACCTGGCGTAG
- a CDS encoding ABC transporter ATP-binding protein translates to MTLLEVEDLTVALPTRNGWARAVRDLSFSLDRGQTLGLVGESGCGKSMTALALMGLLPDGARASGRVALDGQELLTMDEADLCRIRGNRIAMIFQEPMTALNPLQPIGRQVAEPLRLHRGASRADAEREAVRLLDRVGLPNAGERAHAPPHMLSGGQRQRAMIAMALACEPDLLVADEPTTALDVTIQGQILDLVIELVDERGMGLILITHDLGVIAETVDRVIVMYGGAGVEEAGTEALFQYRAHPYSQGLFAALPQIGLARRARLEPIPGTVPDLADLPAACTFVDRCPIAAGACRAAPPPPLAVGPGHRARCIRLDEARRRSIP, encoded by the coding sequence ATGACCCTGCTCGAGGTCGAGGACCTGACGGTCGCCCTGCCCACCCGCAACGGCTGGGCGCGGGCGGTGCGCGACCTGTCCTTCTCGCTCGACCGCGGGCAGACGCTGGGGCTGGTCGGCGAGTCCGGCTGCGGCAAGTCGATGACGGCGCTGGCGCTGATGGGCCTGTTGCCCGACGGCGCGCGCGCCTCCGGCCGGGTGGCGCTTGATGGCCAGGAGCTGCTGACCATGGACGAGGCCGACCTCTGCCGCATCCGCGGCAACCGCATCGCCATGATCTTCCAGGAGCCGATGACGGCGCTGAACCCCTTGCAGCCGATCGGCCGGCAGGTGGCCGAGCCGCTGCGCCTGCATCGCGGCGCCAGCCGGGCCGATGCCGAGCGCGAGGCCGTGCGCCTGCTGGACCGGGTCGGCCTGCCCAACGCGGGCGAGCGCGCGCACGCCCCGCCGCACATGCTGTCGGGCGGCCAACGGCAACGCGCGATGATCGCCATGGCGCTCGCCTGCGAGCCCGACCTGCTGGTGGCCGACGAGCCGACGACCGCACTCGACGTCACCATCCAGGGCCAGATCCTCGACCTCGTCATCGAGCTGGTGGACGAGCGCGGCATGGGCCTCATCCTCATCACCCACGACCTGGGCGTGATCGCCGAGACGGTCGACCGGGTCATCGTCATGTATGGCGGCGCCGGCGTCGAGGAGGCCGGGACCGAGGCCCTGTTCCAGTATCGCGCCCACCCCTACAGCCAGGGGCTGTTCGCCGCCCTGCCGCAGATCGGCCTGGCGCGCCGCGCCCGGCTGGAGCCCATCCCCGGCACCGTGCCCGACCTGGCAGACCTGCCGGCCGCCTGCACCTTCGTCGATCGCTGCCCGATCGCGGCCGGCGCCTGCCGCGCGGCACCGCCGCCGCCACTTGCCGTGGGCCCCGGCCATCGGGCACGCTGCATCCGCCTGGACGAGGCGCGAAGAAGGAGCATCCCATGA
- a CDS encoding ABC transporter permease, translated as MSDTAMQRPGTIRRAFRHRSFAIGAFLTGLVVLAAAVSYVWTPYSAIELAVPRKLRPPSADHLFGTDHFGRDILSMIMVGARNSIAVGVVAVAIGCSVGTTLGLLAAARRGWIEELVMRFSDFTFAFPAILSAIMITALLGPGTVNSILAIGIFNVPVFARLARGAASSIWARDFILAARAAGKGTTRITIEHVLPNILSIIIVQATIAFALAILAEAGLSYLGLGTQPPLPSWGRMLNDAQTFMYDAPYLAVFPGIAIAVAVLGLNLLGDGLRDLIDPRLARKR; from the coding sequence ATGAGCGACACGGCCATGCAGCGGCCCGGCACCATCCGCCGGGCCTTCCGCCACCGCAGCTTCGCCATCGGCGCATTCCTGACCGGGCTGGTGGTCCTGGCCGCCGCCGTCTCCTATGTCTGGACGCCCTATTCGGCGATCGAACTGGCGGTGCCACGCAAGCTGCGCCCGCCCTCGGCCGACCACCTTTTCGGCACCGACCATTTCGGCCGCGACATCCTGTCGATGATCATGGTGGGGGCGCGCAACTCGATCGCGGTCGGCGTCGTCGCGGTGGCCATCGGCTGCTCGGTCGGCACGACGCTGGGCCTGCTGGCAGCCGCCCGGCGCGGCTGGATCGAGGAGCTCGTGATGCGCTTCTCGGACTTCACCTTCGCCTTCCCCGCCATCCTGTCGGCCATCATGATCACCGCCCTGCTGGGGCCGGGCACGGTCAACTCGATCCTGGCCATCGGCATCTTCAACGTGCCCGTCTTCGCCCGGCTGGCGCGGGGTGCGGCCAGCTCGATCTGGGCGCGCGACTTCATCCTGGCCGCGCGCGCGGCGGGCAAGGGCACGACGCGCATCACGATCGAGCATGTGCTGCCCAACATCCTCAGCATCATCATCGTCCAGGCGACGATTGCGTTCGCGCTCGCCATCCTGGCGGAAGCCGGCCTCTCCTATCTCGGGCTGGGCACCCAGCCACCCTTGCCGAGCTGGGGCCGGATGCTGAACGACGCGCAGACCTTCATGTACGACGCCCCCTATCTGGCGGTCTTCCCGGGCATCGCCATTGCGGTCGCCGTGCTGGGCCTCAACCTGCTGGGCGACGGGCTGCGCGACCTGATCGACCCCCGCCTGGCGCGCAAGCGATGA